A single Sporosarcina sp. FSL W8-0480 DNA region contains:
- a CDS encoding 5'-3' exonuclease has product MENKPHILLIDGMAVLFRSFFATSAMGHFFPNENGVPTNGVQGFGRHALTAASIFNPTHIAVCWDMSAHTFRNDLFDGYKANRPEPAPELLPQFDMTRDLSELIGWKNYGIQGMEADDLIGSLVCEWEGKADITIVTGDKDLLQLLRPGVKIAFMKKGYNIYDIYDEQRFVDEYEIPPHRFVEIKAFTGDASDGYPGVKGIGPKTALKLIKEYETVENVVESLHELSLGMRKKIEADLQMLHLSKKLAQIHCELDFEDPIEALNVPDFSSSELRVQLEQHGYSMILRQLNSLFPEQEKTTV; this is encoded by the coding sequence TTGGAAAATAAACCACATATTTTATTGATCGATGGCATGGCCGTTTTATTCAGGTCGTTCTTTGCAACTTCCGCAATGGGACATTTCTTCCCGAATGAGAACGGTGTTCCGACGAATGGCGTTCAAGGTTTTGGGCGTCATGCATTGACTGCAGCTTCTATTTTCAACCCTACTCATATCGCGGTTTGTTGGGATATGAGTGCACATACATTTAGAAATGACTTATTTGACGGTTACAAGGCGAACCGCCCTGAGCCGGCACCGGAACTTCTGCCGCAATTCGATATGACACGTGATTTGTCGGAATTGATTGGCTGGAAGAATTATGGAATACAAGGGATGGAAGCGGATGACCTGATCGGGTCGCTTGTTTGCGAGTGGGAAGGGAAGGCGGACATCACAATCGTAACGGGTGATAAAGATCTTCTACAATTGCTTCGACCAGGTGTGAAAATTGCGTTCATGAAAAAAGGCTATAACATTTATGATATTTATGATGAACAGCGTTTTGTCGATGAATATGAAATTCCTCCACATCGATTCGTTGAGATCAAAGCTTTTACAGGGGATGCAAGCGACGGGTATCCAGGCGTGAAAGGAATCGGTCCAAAAACCGCCTTAAAGCTGATCAAAGAATACGAGACTGTTGAAAATGTCGTCGAATCCTTGCATGAACTATCATTAGGCATGAGGAAAAAGATTGAAGCGGATCTACAAATGCTTCACCTATCGAAAAAATTAGCCCAAATCCATTGCGAATTGGATTTCGAGGATCCGATTGAAGCCCTGAATGTACCCGATTTCTCTTCATCAGAATTAAGGGTGCAGTTGGAACAACATGGCTATTCGATGATCCTTCGTCAACTGAATTCACTATTTCCGGAACAAGAAAAAACCACCGTCTAA
- a CDS encoding acetyl-CoA C-acetyltransferase produces MREAVIVAGARTPVGKAGRGSLATVRPDDLGAIAIKETLKRANGYDGPIDDLIMGCAMPEAEQGMNMARNIGALAKLPDTTPAITVNRFCSSGLQSIAYAAERIMLGHSEAIIAGGAESMSMVPMMGNTIRPNFKLAETAPEYYMGMGHTAEQVAVKYGVSREDQDAFAVRSHEKAAAAIAAGKFVDEIVPVEVVKRFVNDKGKYEEKTFMFEMDEGVRHGTSMEVLAKLRPAFSVKGSVTAGNASQTSDGAAAVLVMDREVAEGKGLKPIAKFRSFAVGGVPPEVMGIGPIEAVPKALKLAGLSIEDIDLWELNEAFASQSLQVIRHLGLDMDKVNVNGGAIALGHPLGATGSVLTLKLMNELKRQGKQFGVVTMCIGGGMGAAGVFEML; encoded by the coding sequence ATGCGTGAAGCAGTAATTGTAGCAGGTGCAAGAACACCGGTCGGAAAAGCGGGACGCGGTTCACTTGCAACGGTGCGCCCGGACGATTTAGGCGCAATCGCGATCAAAGAAACGTTGAAACGAGCAAATGGATATGATGGACCGATAGATGACTTAATAATGGGTTGTGCAATGCCTGAAGCCGAACAAGGCATGAACATGGCACGTAACATCGGAGCCCTTGCTAAGTTGCCCGACACAACACCAGCCATTACAGTAAACCGATTCTGTTCATCAGGCCTCCAATCAATCGCCTATGCAGCAGAGCGGATCATGTTAGGACATTCAGAAGCAATCATTGCGGGTGGTGCCGAGTCAATGAGTATGGTTCCAATGATGGGGAACACGATCAGACCAAACTTCAAATTGGCCGAAACAGCACCAGAGTACTATATGGGAATGGGTCATACAGCTGAACAAGTAGCCGTGAAATACGGCGTGAGCCGCGAAGACCAAGACGCTTTCGCAGTACGCTCACATGAAAAAGCGGCAGCCGCAATTGCAGCAGGAAAATTCGTCGACGAAATCGTCCCTGTCGAAGTTGTAAAGCGCTTTGTGAATGATAAAGGAAAATACGAAGAAAAAACATTCATGTTCGAAATGGACGAAGGCGTTCGCCACGGCACATCAATGGAAGTTTTGGCGAAATTACGTCCAGCTTTCTCTGTGAAAGGGTCCGTAACCGCGGGTAACGCTTCCCAAACATCCGACGGCGCGGCAGCAGTCCTCGTCATGGACCGCGAAGTAGCAGAAGGGAAAGGCCTCAAGCCAATCGCCAAATTCCGTTCGTTCGCAGTAGGCGGCGTCCCACCGGAAGTAATGGGAATCGGCCCAATCGAAGCCGTCCCTAAAGCACTAAAACTTGCCGGACTATCCATCGAAGACATCGACCTTTGGGAATTAAACGAAGCATTCGCTTCCCAATCCCTACAAGTCATTCGCCACTTAGGCCTCGACATGGATAAAGTAAACGTCAACGGCGGAGCCATCGCCCTCGGCCACCCGCTTGGCGCAACAGGTTCCGTATTAACTCTCAAGTTAATGAACGAACTAAAACGCCAAGGCAAACAATTCGGCGTAGTAACAATGTGCATCGGCGGCGGAATGGGAGCTGCGGGAGTATTTGAAATGCTATAA
- a CDS encoding arsenate reductase family protein: MTMTYYGYPKCGTCRKAKKWLETNGLEFKDINIAENPPTEEELRTMIGNSTLDIKKFFNVSGMKYRELNLKDKLPNMTDDEKIQLLSTDGMLIKRPIVTDGSKVTVGFNETQFEDVWKTK; encoded by the coding sequence ATGACAATGACTTACTACGGTTATCCGAAATGCGGGACTTGCAGAAAAGCAAAAAAATGGTTGGAAACAAATGGGTTGGAATTCAAAGATATTAATATTGCCGAAAATCCACCGACTGAAGAAGAACTTCGGACGATGATCGGAAATTCAACCCTCGACATCAAAAAGTTTTTTAATGTCAGTGGGATGAAATATAGAGAATTGAATTTGAAGGACAAACTCCCCAACATGACTGATGATGAAAAAATTCAACTCTTGTCCACAGATGGAATGCTCATTAAAAGACCAATTGTAACAGATGGTTCAAAAGTGACTGTAGGCTTTAACGAAACACAGTTTGAAGACGTTTGGAAAACAAAATAA
- a CDS encoding C39 family peptidase — MSTIRGFQGKSQYANDIDKRFRPSACGPVTAYTILRYYENETTYAAGIDHLYRLLGGTKIGLFKWRFVRRMRKLLGPEWIVEDCGIERLKNEIDEGRPVAAKFDKWFSFHWFGKFVFDYHWVPVIGYKESENGVMLIVHDNGGRNRDSRVREIPYAPHKDILSFVKIEKTTVA; from the coding sequence ATGAGTACGATTAGAGGATTTCAAGGTAAATCCCAATATGCAAATGACATCGATAAACGATTTCGCCCTTCTGCCTGTGGACCAGTAACGGCATATACGATTCTTCGCTACTATGAAAACGAAACAACATATGCCGCCGGTATCGATCATCTATATCGCTTGCTTGGCGGAACGAAGATTGGTTTGTTCAAATGGCGATTCGTTCGACGGATGCGTAAGTTGCTTGGTCCTGAGTGGATTGTAGAAGATTGTGGCATCGAGAGGCTTAAGAATGAAATTGACGAAGGTCGCCCAGTCGCAGCCAAATTCGATAAATGGTTTTCATTCCATTGGTTCGGTAAATTTGTATTCGATTATCATTGGGTGCCTGTCATTGGTTATAAGGAATCCGAAAATGGCGTCATGCTCATTGTCCATGATAATGGCGGGCGAAATCGGGATAGCCGGGTGCGTGAGATTCCCTATGCACCGCATAAAGACATTCTTTCATTTGTAAAAATAGAAAAAACCACTGTCGCTTAG
- the gcvH gene encoding glycine cleavage system protein GcvH yields the protein MSTPKDLRYSKEHEWVKDESGNYRIGITHFAQAELGDIVFVELPQVGDEVKADEPFGSVESVKTVSELYAPISGKVLEVNEELEDSPELVNESPYEGAWMIVVEASNESELDALMSAEDYDKMTAGE from the coding sequence ATGAGCACACCTAAAGATTTGCGTTATTCTAAAGAACATGAGTGGGTAAAAGATGAAAGCGGTAACTATCGTATCGGTATTACACATTTTGCACAAGCCGAGCTTGGCGACATCGTTTTCGTTGAACTGCCACAAGTTGGCGATGAAGTAAAAGCGGACGAGCCATTCGGCAGCGTTGAGTCTGTTAAAACTGTATCTGAATTGTATGCTCCGATTAGCGGTAAAGTCCTTGAAGTGAACGAAGAATTGGAAGATAGCCCTGAATTGGTGAACGAATCTCCATATGAAGGCGCTTGGATGATCGTTGTCGAAGCTTCTAACGAGTCAGAACTTGATGCGTTAATGTCAGCTGAAGACTATGACAAAATGACTGCAGGAGAGTAA
- a CDS encoding 3-hydroxyacyl-CoA dehydrogenase NAD-binding domain-containing protein, translated as MSYQIKKAAVLGSGVMGSGIAAHLANIGIPVLLLDIVPNKLTEQEEAKGLTLNDKSVRNKFATGALEKLLKQKPAPLTTKKNLSLIEAGNFEDDLDKLKDVDWIIEVVVENLEIKKALYEKIDAVRTPGTIITSNTSGISIEAMAEGRSEDFQKHFMGTHFFNPPRYLKLLEVIPTKKTDAEVLNFMLQFGENRLGKGVVVAKDTPNFIANRIGTYGLLVTLREMEKRGYSIGEVDSVTGTLIGRPKSATFRTLDVVGLDTFMHVAKNAYEKTEGEEQKVFELPEFMKKMIDNGWLGAKSKQGFYLKEGKEILELDPKTFEYSPTKKMKTPSIEMAKQQKGLANKVKTLVYAKDRTGEILWSILSPTLRYSADLIGEIADDIVAIDNAMKWGFGWQQGPFEVWDAIGIAKSVEKMKEEDAAIPTFVQNMLDKGVDSFYKEEDGDLYFFDGEDYKLVPVNEKVIDLKRYKKKHGVIKKNTGASLIDLGDGIALLEFHSQSNAIGPDIIQMINFAIDEVEKNYKGLVIGNQGKNFCVGANLGMILMEAQDDNVFELDYIIRAFQNAMMKIKYSRRPVVAAPFQMALGGGAEVCLPAAHIQATMETYIGLVEVGVGLIPGGGGNVNLYSKHLKGLPNGVQVDYQFVANKVFETIAMAKVSTSAEEAKENNFLDFADGVSVNPDHQIYDAKQAALALYESGYTPPKKAKIPVTGDSGYATMLLGAEGMYLSGYISDHDLKIAKKLAFVLSGGKVPFGTLVDEQYMLDLEREAFLSLVQEPKSQQRMQHMLVKGKPLRN; from the coding sequence GTGTCATATCAAATTAAGAAAGCGGCAGTATTAGGCTCAGGCGTAATGGGATCCGGTATTGCTGCCCATCTCGCGAATATCGGAATTCCTGTACTTCTGTTGGATATCGTTCCAAACAAGTTGACAGAGCAGGAAGAAGCAAAAGGTCTTACGTTGAATGATAAGTCGGTCCGTAATAAGTTTGCTACTGGCGCATTGGAAAAGCTTTTGAAACAGAAGCCGGCTCCGTTAACAACGAAAAAGAATCTCAGTCTCATTGAAGCAGGCAACTTTGAAGATGACTTGGATAAATTAAAAGACGTTGACTGGATCATCGAGGTTGTCGTAGAAAATCTTGAGATCAAAAAAGCGTTATATGAAAAAATAGATGCGGTCCGCACACCGGGCACAATCATCACTTCGAACACATCAGGGATCAGCATCGAAGCTATGGCGGAAGGTCGTTCTGAGGATTTCCAAAAGCACTTTATGGGAACGCACTTCTTCAACCCACCACGTTATTTGAAATTACTTGAAGTGATCCCAACGAAAAAGACTGATGCAGAAGTACTGAACTTCATGCTTCAATTCGGTGAAAACCGTTTAGGCAAGGGAGTAGTTGTAGCGAAAGACACTCCGAACTTCATCGCAAACAGAATCGGAACATACGGTTTACTTGTCACGCTTCGTGAAATGGAGAAACGTGGCTACTCAATCGGGGAAGTCGACTCGGTAACGGGGACACTTATTGGCCGCCCAAAATCAGCCACATTCCGTACACTCGATGTCGTCGGACTCGACACATTCATGCATGTCGCGAAAAACGCATATGAAAAGACGGAAGGCGAAGAACAAAAAGTATTCGAGCTACCGGAATTCATGAAGAAAATGATAGATAACGGATGGCTTGGTGCAAAATCGAAGCAAGGATTCTATCTAAAGGAAGGCAAAGAGATTCTTGAACTCGATCCGAAGACTTTCGAATACAGCCCGACGAAAAAAATGAAAACGCCTTCAATTGAAATGGCGAAACAGCAAAAGGGACTTGCGAACAAAGTGAAAACGCTTGTCTACGCAAAAGACCGTACAGGAGAAATCCTATGGAGCATCCTTTCTCCTACACTTCGCTATTCAGCAGATCTGATCGGTGAAATCGCGGATGATATCGTCGCAATCGACAACGCGATGAAATGGGGCTTCGGCTGGCAGCAAGGTCCATTCGAGGTTTGGGATGCAATCGGCATCGCGAAATCGGTTGAAAAGATGAAGGAAGAGGATGCTGCGATTCCGACATTCGTCCAAAATATGTTAGATAAGGGCGTCGACTCCTTCTATAAGGAAGAAGACGGAGATCTATATTTCTTTGATGGAGAGGACTATAAGCTTGTTCCAGTCAATGAAAAAGTGATCGACCTTAAGCGATATAAGAAAAAACACGGTGTTATCAAAAAGAACACGGGTGCAAGTCTTATCGATCTTGGCGATGGAATCGCTCTACTTGAGTTCCATTCACAATCGAATGCAATCGGTCCGGATATCATCCAAATGATCAATTTTGCAATTGACGAAGTGGAGAAGAATTACAAAGGCCTCGTTATCGGTAACCAAGGGAAGAACTTCTGTGTTGGTGCAAACCTTGGAATGATTTTGATGGAAGCTCAAGATGACAACGTCTTTGAACTTGATTACATTATCCGTGCCTTCCAAAATGCGATGATGAAAATCAAATATAGCCGTAGACCGGTCGTCGCCGCACCGTTCCAAATGGCACTTGGCGGCGGGGCGGAAGTCTGCTTGCCGGCAGCTCATATTCAAGCAACTATGGAAACGTATATCGGTTTAGTCGAAGTTGGAGTTGGCCTCATTCCAGGGGGTGGCGGGAACGTCAATCTTTACTCCAAGCATTTGAAAGGCTTGCCGAACGGTGTCCAAGTAGACTACCAGTTTGTAGCAAACAAAGTGTTTGAAACGATTGCGATGGCAAAAGTTTCGACATCCGCTGAAGAAGCGAAAGAGAATAACTTCCTCGATTTCGCGGATGGAGTCAGTGTCAATCCAGATCATCAAATCTATGACGCGAAACAAGCGGCTCTTGCATTGTACGAAAGTGGCTACACACCACCTAAAAAAGCGAAAATCCCGGTCACAGGTGATTCCGGTTATGCGACGATGCTCCTTGGAGCGGAAGGCATGTACCTATCCGGATACATTAGCGACCATGACCTGAAAATAGCGAAAAAGCTTGCATTTGTTTTATCCGGCGGAAAAGTGCCTTTTGGAACACTTGTCGATGAACAATATATGTTAGATCTCGAACGTGAAGCGTTCCTGAGTCTTGTACAGGAACCGAAATCCCAACAACGGATGCAGCATATGCTCGTAAAAGGAAAGCCGTTGCGCAACTGA
- a CDS encoding acyl-CoA dehydrogenase family protein translates to MTELQTKDLIRGGAFLIEDIDASRVFTPEDFSDEQKMIAKTTEDYVKNEVLPVVEKLENHEFEHSVRLLKSAGDLGLLGADVPEEYDGLGLDKISSALISEKMSVAGGFSITHGAHVGIGTLPIVLFGNEEQKKKYLPNSVTGDKISAYALTEPGSGSDALGAKTTAKLNEAGTHYVLNGEKQWITNAGFADVFVVYAKVDGDKFTAFIVEKEFPGVSVGAEEKKMGIKSSSTRTLILEDAQVPVENLLGEIGRGHIIAFNILNIGRYKLGVGTIGGSKRAFELAVTYANQRQQFKTPISSFNLTKEKLATMASKIYAAESLIYRTVGYFEERNSQMTPEQQKDGKAVAASIAEYAIECSINKVVGSEVLDYVVDEAVQLHGGYGFMQEYEVERAYRDSRINRIFEGTNEINRMIVPGTFLKKAMKGELPLLEKAQGLQEELLMMMPEEIGDEALAQEKVLVKNAKKIGLLAAGMAAQRFGSNLDKEQEVLVNIADIANNIFAMESALLRTEKAIAKNGEEKEQQKILYTEIFCQEAFEAIEKDAKETLLASVDGDNQRMMLSALRKLTRSNPYNIIAKKREASVKLIDAEKYIV, encoded by the coding sequence ATGACTGAATTACAAACAAAGGATCTAATCCGCGGAGGAGCATTCCTCATCGAAGATATCGACGCATCACGCGTATTCACACCCGAAGACTTCTCAGACGAACAAAAAATGATCGCTAAAACAACAGAGGACTACGTCAAAAACGAAGTACTCCCTGTCGTCGAAAAACTCGAAAACCATGAATTCGAACACTCTGTAAGACTACTAAAATCCGCTGGAGACCTCGGCCTCTTAGGCGCAGACGTACCTGAAGAATACGATGGTTTAGGCCTCGATAAAATCTCTTCAGCCCTGATCTCAGAAAAAATGTCCGTAGCAGGCGGATTCTCCATCACTCACGGTGCACACGTTGGAATCGGCACACTACCGATCGTGCTATTCGGTAACGAAGAACAAAAGAAAAAATACTTGCCGAACTCCGTCACAGGTGACAAAATCTCTGCTTATGCATTGACTGAGCCAGGTTCCGGATCAGACGCACTTGGTGCAAAAACAACAGCAAAATTAAACGAAGCAGGCACTCACTACGTATTAAACGGTGAAAAACAGTGGATCACGAATGCTGGGTTCGCTGATGTATTCGTTGTTTACGCAAAAGTAGATGGTGATAAATTCACTGCATTCATCGTCGAAAAAGAATTTCCTGGCGTTTCCGTCGGTGCAGAAGAGAAGAAGATGGGAATCAAATCATCCTCAACTCGTACGTTGATCCTTGAAGATGCACAAGTTCCAGTTGAAAACTTACTTGGGGAAATCGGCAGAGGGCATATTATCGCCTTCAACATTTTGAATATCGGTCGTTACAAATTAGGCGTAGGTACAATCGGCGGTTCGAAACGTGCATTTGAATTGGCGGTGACGTATGCAAATCAACGTCAACAGTTCAAAACACCAATCTCATCATTCAATCTTACAAAAGAAAAGTTAGCGACAATGGCATCGAAAATCTATGCAGCTGAAAGCTTGATTTACCGTACTGTCGGTTATTTCGAAGAGCGCAACAGCCAAATGACTCCTGAACAACAAAAAGACGGTAAAGCGGTAGCAGCGTCCATCGCTGAATACGCGATCGAGTGCTCCATTAACAAAGTCGTCGGTTCTGAAGTCCTTGACTATGTCGTTGACGAAGCTGTTCAATTGCATGGCGGATACGGTTTTATGCAAGAATACGAAGTTGAGCGTGCATACCGCGATTCCCGTATTAACCGTATCTTCGAAGGGACTAATGAAATCAACCGCATGATCGTTCCAGGAACCTTCTTGAAAAAGGCGATGAAAGGCGAATTGCCATTGCTTGAAAAAGCACAAGGCCTCCAAGAAGAGTTACTTATGATGATGCCTGAAGAAATCGGGGACGAAGCACTTGCACAAGAAAAGGTACTTGTGAAAAACGCTAAGAAAATCGGCTTGCTTGCAGCTGGAATGGCAGCACAACGTTTCGGCAGTAACCTTGACAAAGAACAAGAAGTTCTTGTAAATATTGCAGATATCGCAAACAATATCTTTGCAATGGAATCCGCATTATTGCGTACAGAAAAAGCAATCGCAAAAAATGGAGAAGAGAAGGAACAACAAAAGATCCTTTATACAGAAATCTTCTGCCAAGAGGCATTCGAAGCAATCGAAAAGGATGCAAAAGAAACACTTCTTGCTTCCGTCGATGGAGACAACCAACGTATGATGCTGTCTGCACTGCGTAAATTGACTCGCTCGAATCCATACAATATCATCGCGAAAAAACGCGAAGCTTCTGTGAAATTGATCGATGCTGAGAAGTATATTGTTTGA
- a CDS encoding thioredoxin family protein, with translation MSTIENWTRDQWEKSKKESPKSVFYLYTPMCGTCMVASKMIEVIATMKTDLPIGKADLNYIEGLAVDYEIESVPCLLVQENGEVIHKIYAFQSVPYLLEKIG, from the coding sequence ATGTCAACTATCGAAAATTGGACACGTGATCAATGGGAAAAAAGTAAAAAAGAATCCCCAAAATCCGTGTTTTACCTATATACACCAATGTGTGGAACATGCATGGTCGCTTCAAAAATGATTGAAGTCATAGCAACAATGAAGACCGACCTGCCAATAGGCAAAGCAGACTTGAACTATATAGAAGGCCTTGCCGTGGATTACGAAATCGAAAGCGTCCCCTGTCTATTGGTCCAGGAGAATGGTGAAGTGATCCATAAAATCTACGCATTTCAATCCGTTCCGTATCTTCTTGAAAAAATAGGTTGA
- a CDS encoding PAS domain-containing protein yields the protein MLNVQFNVKSITDMKEILLRLRRGESTVEIQEFYMQSFKNVRIVDILLLQLNLLTGAHGITIEDVKKFSQMQSHLSEMNGEEKLSSYHPGHPIRIFKDENAAFQDVLGEINDLLTSFDADSNKLQETELVDQIKNLLFRLGEFHNHYHRKEKLFFPILERYGHVAPTRAVWEKDDQIRVLYQGLKGQVVQLPDVMLSRVLKKFDVFQEAFKEMIFYEEEIILPILENIFSEKDWIDIKNESHAFGYALIDAPREVWVSELEESVVEEKLRKQAASDALFRQTMKFGGGYLTPEEANLILNSLPLEITFIDKQGLFKYFNEMTEASEMMLVRTPSSIGRHVANCHPPKSLRKVMTVIRDLKTGIRESESMWFKKKDQYIHLTYKAIFNNDGEFLGVLEYVQDIQPFFELPSKVKTGISEIDYE from the coding sequence ATGTTGAATGTACAATTCAATGTAAAAAGCATTACCGACATGAAAGAAATACTGTTACGTTTACGGCGCGGAGAGTCCACTGTAGAGATTCAGGAATTTTACATGCAATCTTTTAAGAATGTGAGGATTGTTGACATTTTACTATTGCAGCTTAACCTGTTGACAGGCGCTCATGGTATAACGATTGAGGATGTAAAAAAGTTTTCTCAAATGCAATCCCATCTTTCTGAAATGAATGGAGAAGAAAAACTATCGTCCTATCATCCGGGTCATCCTATTCGGATATTTAAAGATGAGAATGCTGCATTCCAAGATGTTTTGGGAGAAATCAATGACCTTTTAACATCGTTTGACGCAGATTCAAATAAACTTCAGGAAACCGAATTGGTAGATCAAATTAAAAACCTTTTGTTTCGACTTGGCGAATTCCATAATCATTATCATCGTAAAGAAAAACTCTTCTTCCCTATTTTGGAACGCTACGGACATGTTGCACCAACGAGGGCAGTTTGGGAGAAAGATGACCAAATACGCGTCCTGTATCAAGGCTTAAAGGGACAGGTAGTTCAACTGCCTGACGTGATGCTTTCACGTGTTCTAAAAAAATTTGATGTGTTTCAAGAGGCTTTCAAAGAGATGATTTTCTATGAGGAAGAAATCATTTTGCCGATTTTGGAGAATATATTTAGCGAAAAAGATTGGATAGATATTAAAAACGAGAGTCATGCATTCGGCTATGCGTTAATTGATGCACCGAGAGAAGTATGGGTATCTGAATTGGAAGAGTCAGTTGTCGAGGAGAAATTGAGGAAGCAAGCAGCAAGTGATGCACTTTTTAGGCAAACGATGAAGTTCGGCGGTGGCTACTTAACGCCGGAAGAGGCTAATCTCATTTTGAACAGTTTGCCATTGGAAATCACATTTATTGATAAGCAAGGCTTGTTTAAATACTTTAATGAAATGACAGAGGCATCGGAAATGATGCTCGTTCGGACTCCAAGCTCGATCGGCCGTCACGTAGCCAATTGTCATCCTCCAAAAAGCTTACGGAAGGTGATGACAGTCATCCGCGATTTGAAAACCGGAATTCGGGAATCCGAAAGCATGTGGTTCAAGAAAAAGGATCAATATATCCACCTTACGTATAAAGCGATATTTAATAATGATGGGGAATTTTTAGGGGTATTGGAATATGTCCAAGATATCCAACCTTTCTTTGAATTGCCAAGCAAGGTGAAGACGGGAATTAGTGAGATTGATTATGAGTAA
- a CDS encoding thioredoxin family protein yields MKSIKTVEQFNEVINGEGKALIKFQAGWCPDCTRMDMFIDPIVKEYDMYTWYDVNRDELPEIAEKYDVMGIPSLLIFENGEKKAHLHSANAKTPDQVTDFLETVQK; encoded by the coding sequence ATGAAATCAATTAAGACTGTAGAGCAATTCAATGAAGTTATTAACGGCGAAGGCAAAGCACTTATCAAATTCCAGGCTGGCTGGTGTCCTGACTGCACGCGCATGGACATGTTCATTGACCCGATTGTTAAGGAATACGATATGTATACATGGTATGACGTGAACCGTGATGAATTGCCTGAAATCGCGGAGAAATATGATGTAATGGGAATTCCAAGCCTTTTGATTTTCGAAAACGGCGAGAAGAAAGCTCATTTGCATAGCGCAAACGCAAAAACTCCAGATCAAGTAACGGACTTTCTTGAGACTGTACAAAAGTAA
- a CDS encoding toprim domain-containing protein: MPAESVRLQRKAITNNRGVKMDSNKVIIVEGGSDRKRLQRVLAEPIDIICTNGTVSPYRIEEMLMPYEDCDLYIFFDADESGEKIRTLFKRAYPEAIHLYTERVYGQVETTPYRTLATILLAENFEVHPEFLL, from the coding sequence ATGCCCGCGGAAAGCGTCCGCCTGCAACGTAAAGCAATCACCAACAATAGAGGTGTTAAGATGGACTCCAATAAAGTCATAATAGTCGAAGGTGGATCGGACCGGAAACGACTCCAACGAGTACTCGCGGAACCAATCGACATCATCTGCACAAACGGTACAGTCAGCCCCTATCGAATCGAAGAAATGCTCATGCCATATGAAGACTGCGACCTATATATCTTTTTTGACGCAGACGAATCCGGAGAGAAAATCCGCACATTATTCAAGAGGGCATACCCGGAAGCAATCCATCTCTACACAGAACGTGTCTACGGCCAAGTCGAAACAACCCCATACCGCACACTCGCAACGATACTTCTTGCTGAAAACTTTGAAGTGCATCCCGAATTCTTACTTTGA